The following are from one region of the Bacillota bacterium genome:
- the purE gene encoding 5-(carboxyamino)imidazole ribonucleotide mutase has protein sequence MPSGLVAVVLGSDSDLPKMKDCVTTLTEFGIGLRVTVCSAHRSPQRSAEFAANAAEEGYDVIIAAAGGAAHLAGTVAAWSTLPVIGVPLSGSPMGGVDALYSTVQMPPGVPVATVGIDAGRNAAILAVQILSLKYQSLRERLNNYKRKLAEGVAEKSARVENEAGQGGTVGGPVQSPGPSQPPQVSQPSLPSLPSLPGQPAHPKEEGPAQPGPAPAAVRRRSHRSGRRRKPNGQPPVPTV, from the coding sequence ATGCCAAGCGGTCTCGTCGCTGTTGTTCTGGGCAGCGATTCCGACCTCCCGAAGATGAAGGACTGCGTCACCACCCTGACTGAGTTCGGCATCGGACTTAGGGTGACGGTCTGTTCCGCCCATCGCAGCCCCCAGCGGAGCGCCGAATTCGCGGCCAACGCGGCCGAAGAGGGTTACGACGTGATCATCGCCGCCGCCGGCGGCGCGGCCCACCTGGCCGGGACGGTCGCCGCCTGGTCGACCCTGCCGGTCATCGGGGTACCCCTCTCGGGTTCGCCGATGGGCGGCGTCGACGCCCTCTATTCGACCGTCCAGATGCCGCCCGGCGTGCCGGTGGCCACGGTGGGCATCGACGCCGGCAGGAACGCGGCCATCCTGGCCGTCCAGATTCTTTCCCTGAAGTACCAGTCCCTCCGCGAGAGACTCAACAACTACAAGCGCAAGCTGGCCGAGGGCGTGGCCGAGAAGTCGGCCCGGGTGGAGAACGAAGCCGGTCAGGGCGGCACTGTCGGCGGACCTGTCCAAAGCCCGGGGCCCAGCCAACCGCCCCAAGTGAGCCAGCCGTCCCTGCCGTCCCTGCCGTCCCTGCCGGGCCAACCCGCGCACCCGAAGGAAGAGGGCCCCGCGCAGCCGGGCCCAGCTCCCGCCGCGGTACGCCGCCGCAGCCACCGCTCCGGGCGTCGCCGCAAACCCAACGGGCAGCCGCCTGTCCCGACCGTCTGA
- a CDS encoding NCS2 family permease produces MLERLFHLSERKTDVRTEVIAGLATFMTMAYIIFVNPLILKDAGVPVAGAIFATALGAGLATLGMGLFTNYPFALASGMGLNAFLTYSVVIGLKLSWQEAMGMVFIEGVIITLLVLTKVREMIMDAIPTSMKRAIGVGIGLFIAFIGLQDAGFVVKSPATLVTFGTLKSAPVVVAIFGLLVTALLMAYRVKGSILLGIVLSTILAIFVKVAPIPTDVLSLPTAESFSTIFQLNLSSLAVPALWAVIFAFLITDFFDTMGTVVAIGGEAGFVDEKGKMPRLNRILLVDSLAAVTGGLLGASSITTYVESASGVSEGGRTGLTSVVVAILFFLSIFFAPIIGVVPGVAVAPALIIVGFLMMTVVKDIPFNQFDEALPAFLTILIIPLTYSIARGIGWGFITYALIKLFTGKSKDVHWLLYVVAILFAVSFLL; encoded by the coding sequence TTGCTGGAACGTCTTTTTCATCTGAGTGAGCGGAAGACCGACGTCCGGACCGAGGTCATCGCCGGGTTGGCGACCTTCATGACGATGGCGTACATCATCTTCGTTAATCCCCTGATCCTCAAGGACGCCGGGGTCCCGGTCGCCGGGGCCATCTTCGCCACCGCCCTCGGCGCCGGACTGGCCACCCTGGGCATGGGCCTCTTTACCAACTACCCCTTCGCGCTGGCCTCCGGTATGGGGCTCAATGCGTTCCTGACTTATTCCGTGGTCATCGGCCTCAAGCTGAGCTGGCAAGAAGCCATGGGCATGGTGTTCATCGAGGGTGTCATCATCACCCTCCTCGTCCTCACCAAGGTCCGTGAGATGATCATGGACGCCATCCCGACTTCTATGAAGCGGGCCATCGGCGTCGGCATCGGCCTCTTCATCGCCTTCATCGGCCTGCAGGACGCCGGCTTCGTCGTCAAGAGCCCGGCCACCCTGGTCACCTTCGGCACCTTGAAGAGCGCCCCTGTCGTCGTCGCCATCTTCGGTCTCTTGGTCACGGCCTTGCTGATGGCCTATCGCGTCAAGGGTTCCATCCTCCTGGGCATCGTCCTGTCGACCATCCTGGCGATCTTCGTCAAGGTCGCCCCGATCCCGACGGATGTCCTCAGCCTGCCGACGGCCGAGTCGTTCAGCACCATCTTCCAGCTGAACCTCAGCTCGTTGGCGGTCCCGGCGCTCTGGGCGGTCATCTTCGCCTTCCTCATCACCGACTTCTTCGACACGATGGGCACCGTCGTGGCCATCGGCGGCGAGGCCGGCTTCGTCGATGAGAAGGGCAAGATGCCGCGGCTCAACCGCATCCTCCTGGTCGACTCCCTGGCCGCCGTCACCGGCGGGCTCCTTGGGGCCAGCTCGATCACGACTTACGTGGAGAGCGCGTCCGGCGTCTCCGAGGGCGGCCGTACCGGCCTGACCTCGGTCGTCGTGGCCATCCTCTTCTTCCTGTCGATCTTCTTCGCCCCGATCATCGGCGTCGTCCCCGGCGTCGCCGTGGCCCCGGCCCTGATCATCGTCGGCTTCCTGATGATGACGGTGGTCAAGGACATTCCCTTCAACCAGTTCGACGAGGCCCTTCCGGCCTTCCTGACCATCCTGATCATCCCCCTGACCTACAGCATCGCCCGCGGTATCGGCTGGGGCTTCATCACCTACGCCCTGATCAAGCTGTTCACGGGTAAGTCCAAGGATGTCCATTGGCTGCTCTACGTGGTGGCCATCCTCTTCGCGGTGAGCTTCCTGCTTTAG
- the guaA gene encoding glutamine-hydrolyzing GMP synthase, protein MTDRGPRELVAVIDFGAQYNQLIARRVRELGVYSEVVPAWTPLDELLARKPKAIILSGGPASVYEDGAPRYDPRLFDSGLPILGICYGMQLMAFLLGGRVTGAERREYGHVTATVDTGAAIFKGLEPAIDVWMSHGVVVQSVPPGFSVIARSENTPVAAMAAPDRRMYAVQFHPEVVHTPKGLDILRAFLFNVAGCAGDWGPSSFIERAVADVRAIVGPGHVLCALSGGVDSSVVAALVQRAVGDRLTCLFVDNGLLRLDEAAQVRETFGGHFGMNLVHADASDRFLGRLAGVTDPERKRKIIGEEFIRVFEAEAAKLAGAGKVEFLAQGTIYPDVIESGGAPGGGPASVIKSHHNVGGLPSDLQFKLVEPLRYLFKDEVRRVGFELGLPSELVWRHPFPGPGLAVRVLGEVTRERLETVRQADAIVIEEVRRAGWYDRLLQVFAVLLPVRSVGVMGDERTYGCTVVLRAITGQDFMTVDWARLPYELIERISSRVVNEVKGVNRLVYDVTTKPPATVEWE, encoded by the coding sequence TTGACCGACCGTGGGCCCAGGGAACTCGTCGCCGTCATCGACTTCGGGGCCCAGTACAACCAACTGATCGCCCGCCGCGTCCGCGAGCTGGGCGTCTACAGCGAGGTCGTCCCGGCCTGGACGCCGCTGGACGAGCTCCTGGCCAGGAAGCCCAAGGCGATCATCCTGTCCGGTGGCCCGGCCAGTGTCTACGAGGATGGGGCGCCCCGCTATGACCCGCGCCTCTTCGACAGCGGCCTGCCCATTCTGGGTATCTGCTACGGCATGCAGCTGATGGCCTTCCTGCTGGGCGGCCGGGTGACCGGAGCGGAGCGCCGGGAGTATGGTCACGTCACCGCCACGGTCGACACCGGGGCGGCCATCTTCAAAGGCCTCGAACCGGCCATCGACGTCTGGATGAGCCACGGGGTGGTCGTCCAGTCTGTGCCCCCGGGTTTCTCGGTCATCGCCCGCTCGGAGAACACCCCGGTGGCGGCGATGGCCGCGCCGGACCGCCGGATGTACGCCGTCCAGTTCCACCCCGAGGTGGTCCATACCCCGAAGGGTTTGGACATCCTCCGGGCCTTCCTGTTCAACGTGGCCGGCTGCGCCGGGGACTGGGGGCCCAGCTCGTTCATCGAAAGGGCCGTGGCCGACGTCCGAGCGATAGTCGGCCCGGGGCACGTCCTCTGCGCCCTGTCCGGCGGGGTCGATTCCTCGGTCGTCGCCGCCCTCGTCCAGCGGGCCGTCGGCGACCGCCTGACCTGCCTGTTCGTGGACAACGGACTCCTCCGATTGGACGAGGCGGCCCAGGTGCGCGAGACCTTCGGCGGCCACTTCGGGATGAACCTGGTCCACGCCGACGCGAGCGATCGCTTCCTCGGCCGCCTGGCCGGGGTCACCGACCCGGAACGGAAGCGCAAGATCATCGGCGAGGAGTTCATCCGGGTCTTCGAGGCCGAGGCCGCGAAGCTGGCCGGGGCCGGCAAGGTCGAGTTTCTGGCCCAGGGGACCATCTATCCCGACGTCATCGAGTCGGGCGGGGCCCCCGGCGGCGGCCCGGCCTCGGTGATCAAGAGCCATCACAACGTCGGCGGGTTGCCCTCCGACCTGCAATTCAAGCTGGTCGAGCCGCTCAGGTACCTGTTCAAGGACGAGGTCCGGCGGGTCGGGTTCGAGCTCGGCCTGCCGAGCGAGTTGGTCTGGAGGCATCCCTTCCCTGGCCCCGGGCTGGCTGTGCGCGTCCTTGGCGAGGTCACCCGGGAGCGCTTGGAGACCGTCCGCCAGGCTGATGCCATTGTCATCGAGGAGGTCCGCCGGGCCGGCTGGTACGACCGCTTGCTCCAGGTCTTCGCCGTCCTTCTCCCGGTCCGGAGCGTCGGGGTCATGGGCGACGAGCGCACCTATGGCTGCACGGTCGTCTTGCGGGCCATCACCGGGCAGGACTTCATGACCGTCGATTGGGCTCGTCTGCCATACGAGCTCATCGAACGCATCTCGAGCCGCGTGGTCAATGAGGTCAAGGGGGTCAACCGGCTGGTCTATGACGTGACCACGAAGCCGCCGGCGACGGTGGAATGGGAATGA
- the hpt gene encoding hypoxanthine phosphoribosyltransferase has protein sequence MGSDKDLKEILIPADRIQDRITELGRQIAAEYAGKNLFMVAILKGAAIFLADLARHIDIPATFDFMAVSSYGAATKSSGAVRIIKDIDQPMDGRDVLIVEDIVDTGLTLNYLTENFRARNPKSLKVCTLLDKKERRQVPVRVDYCGFSIPNEFVVGYGLDYREFYRNLPMIGVLKPEVYEADTTGKNGGAK, from the coding sequence TTGGGCTCAGACAAGGACCTCAAGGAAATCCTCATTCCCGCCGACCGTATCCAGGACCGAATCACGGAGCTCGGCCGGCAGATCGCCGCGGAATACGCGGGCAAGAACCTGTTCATGGTCGCCATCCTCAAGGGCGCGGCCATCTTCTTGGCCGACCTGGCCCGCCACATCGACATCCCGGCCACCTTCGACTTCATGGCCGTCTCGTCCTATGGCGCGGCCACCAAGTCCTCGGGGGCCGTCCGGATCATCAAGGACATCGACCAGCCTATGGATGGGCGGGACGTCCTCATCGTCGAGGACATCGTCGATACCGGCCTAACCTTGAACTACCTGACCGAGAATTTTCGGGCCCGCAACCCCAAGAGCCTCAAGGTGTGCACCCTCTTGGACAAAAAAGAGCGCCGCCAGGTGCCGGTCCGCGTCGATTATTGCGGGTTCTCCATCCCCAACGAGTTCGTCGTCGGCTACGGCCTCGACTATCGGGAGTTCTACCGCAATCTGCCGATGATCGGCGTCCTCAAGCCCGAGGTCTACGAGGCCGACACGACCGGCAAGAACGGCGGTGCGAAGTGA
- a CDS encoding molybdenum cofactor synthesis domain-containing protein, with protein MSLELGSIGHIAAVCVSEKKGMRKKDVGRGQLIENHGLEGDAHAGPWHRQVSLLAMESIEKMRAAGLNVGPGAFAENLTTVGLDLVVLPIGTRVEVRDPRTGGDAGGPLLEVTQIGKECHSHCAIYEQAGDCVMPREGIFVRVIRGGSIKVGDALIVAGAAEVEADPGDPSHAEVLPPFTAGILTASDKGSRGEREDKSGRVIAEIVEAAGGKVAAYEVIPDDEGLIKEKLIVMADQMGVDLILTTGGTGLAPRDHTPEATLAACDRPVPGIPEAIRQESLKKTSRAMLSRAVAGTRGRSLIINLPGSPRAVRECLEVVMPVLGHALELLRGEGGECARPDKP; from the coding sequence ATGAGTCTGGAGTTGGGCTCCATCGGCCATATCGCGGCCGTCTGCGTCAGCGAAAAGAAGGGGATGCGGAAGAAGGACGTCGGGCGGGGGCAGTTGATTGAGAATCACGGTCTCGAGGGGGACGCCCACGCCGGGCCGTGGCACCGCCAGGTCAGCCTGCTGGCCATGGAGAGCATCGAGAAGATGCGGGCGGCCGGCCTCAATGTCGGCCCCGGGGCGTTCGCCGAGAACCTGACCACGGTCGGCCTGGACCTCGTCGTCCTGCCCATCGGGACCAGGGTCGAGGTGAGGGATCCCCGGACCGGAGGCGATGCGGGCGGCCCGCTCCTCGAGGTCACCCAGATCGGCAAGGAGTGCCACAGCCACTGCGCCATTTACGAGCAGGCGGGGGACTGCGTGATGCCCAGGGAGGGCATCTTCGTCCGAGTCATCCGTGGCGGCTCGATCAAGGTCGGCGACGCCCTGATCGTCGCCGGGGCGGCCGAGGTTGAGGCCGACCCTGGGGACCCATCCCACGCGGAGGTCCTTCCCCCTTTCACCGCCGGCATCCTGACCGCCAGCGACAAGGGTTCGCGTGGGGAACGCGAGGACAAGAGCGGCCGGGTCATCGCCGAGATCGTCGAGGCGGCGGGGGGCAAGGTGGCGGCCTATGAAGTCATCCCCGACGATGAGGGGCTGATCAAGGAGAAGCTCATCGTGATGGCCGACCAGATGGGCGTCGACCTCATCCTGACCACCGGGGGCACCGGCCTGGCCCCCCGGGACCACACCCCCGAAGCCACCCTGGCCGCCTGCGACCGGCCCGTGCCCGGGATTCCCGAGGCCATCCGCCAGGAAAGCTTGAAGAAGACTTCCCGGGCCATGTTGTCCCGGGCGGTGGCCGGCACCCGCGGGCGTTCCCTGATCATCAACCTGCCGGGCAGCCCACGGGCCGTGAGGGAATGCCTCGAGGTGGTCATGCCGGTCCTCGGGCACGCCCTCGAGCTGCTCCGGGGCGAGGGCGGGGAGTGCGCCCGGCCGGACAAGCCCTGA
- the moaC gene encoding cyclic pyranopterin monophosphate synthase MoaC → MNGEGGRGPEKAPGAGGLTHFDPSGRARMVDVGEKAETVRQAVARGEIRVGPEALAAIRSGTGRKGDVLAVAQLAAIMGAKRTSELIPLCHPIALTGIDVRLTVVDGPGAGEAGWGAGGHAGGRVLIEAAVRTTGRTGAEMEALTAVSVGALTVYDMCKAVDRGMVIGPIQLLDKSGGKSGEWRREGVEAWPSEGSAKR, encoded by the coding sequence GTGAACGGGGAAGGCGGCAGGGGACCAGAGAAGGCCCCGGGAGCGGGAGGACTGACCCACTTCGACCCATCGGGACGGGCCCGGATGGTCGACGTCGGAGAAAAAGCCGAGACCGTCCGACAGGCCGTGGCCCGCGGCGAGATCAGGGTCGGGCCGGAGGCCCTGGCGGCGATCAGGTCCGGAACCGGCCGGAAAGGGGATGTCCTGGCCGTCGCCCAACTGGCGGCGATCATGGGGGCCAAACGGACGTCCGAATTGATCCCCCTGTGCCACCCCATCGCCCTGACCGGCATCGATGTCCGCCTGACCGTGGTCGACGGGCCGGGGGCGGGCGAGGCCGGCTGGGGAGCCGGCGGCCATGCCGGCGGCAGGGTCCTCATCGAGGCCGCCGTGCGCACCACCGGGCGGACCGGGGCCGAGATGGAGGCTCTCACCGCCGTGAGCGTCGGGGCCCTGACGGTCTACGACATGTGCAAGGCGGTCGACCGCGGCATGGTTATCGGGCCCATCCAGCTGCTCGACAAGTCCGGGGGCAAGAGCGGGGAATGGCGACGGGAAGGCGTCGAAGCCTGGCCGTCCGAGGGGAGCGCGAAGCGATGA
- the moaA gene encoding GTP 3',8-cyclase MoaA yields MKHEPRTRAGVPARPPAPVPALRDKHGRTISYLRISLTDRCNMRCLYCLPEEGVALKSHRDILTLEEVLRVARVAVSLGVTGIRLTGGEPLVRKGLVDLVVGLSALKGLEDLAITTNGTLLAPLAAPLKAAGLGRINISLDTLRPERFPRLARRHLFTEAADGIKAALAVGFDPVKLNVVLVRGLNDDEVLDFARLTRRPFAPGLGAVHVRFIELMPLGESAHQAADLRVTGQEVREWLLAAGELIPAGGPVGNGPAEYYRWVPLINEGEVLPIGGAGTIGFINPISRHFCSRCNRLRLTADGKINPCLASTLEIDLRTALRSGAEEDELAEILRTAVGRKPEEHNMGAGEDDELRRMSRLGG; encoded by the coding sequence ATGAAGCATGAGCCAAGGACCAGAGCCGGGGTCCCAGCCCGGCCACCGGCGCCGGTCCCGGCCCTCCGCGACAAGCATGGCCGGACCATCAGCTATCTTCGCATCTCTTTGACTGACCGCTGCAACATGCGGTGCCTTTACTGCCTGCCCGAGGAGGGGGTCGCCCTCAAGAGCCACCGGGACATCCTCACCCTCGAGGAGGTCCTCAGGGTCGCCCGGGTGGCCGTGTCCCTGGGCGTGACCGGCATCCGGCTGACCGGCGGCGAGCCCCTCGTCCGCAAGGGCCTGGTCGATCTGGTGGTCGGCCTGTCCGCCTTGAAAGGCCTCGAGGACCTGGCGATCACGACCAATGGGACCTTGTTGGCCCCCCTGGCTGCGCCCCTCAAGGCGGCGGGGCTCGGGCGGATCAACATCAGCCTGGACACCCTCAGGCCTGAGCGTTTTCCCAGGCTCGCCCGGAGGCATCTGTTCACCGAGGCGGCCGACGGGATCAAGGCCGCCCTGGCGGTCGGCTTCGACCCGGTCAAGCTCAACGTCGTCCTCGTCCGCGGGCTCAACGACGACGAGGTCCTCGACTTCGCCCGCCTGACCCGGCGGCCGTTCGCCCCGGGTCTCGGGGCGGTCCACGTCCGCTTCATCGAACTGATGCCGCTCGGCGAGAGCGCCCATCAGGCGGCCGACCTGCGGGTAACCGGGCAGGAGGTCAGGGAGTGGCTGCTGGCGGCAGGAGAGTTGATCCCGGCCGGAGGCCCGGTGGGTAACGGTCCGGCTGAATACTACCGTTGGGTGCCCCTGATCAATGAAGGCGAAGTCCTGCCCATCGGCGGGGCGGGGACGATCGGTTTTATCAACCCGATCAGCCGGCATTTCTGCTCTCGCTGCAACCGGCTGAGGCTGACCGCCGACGGGAAGATCAACCCCTGCCTGGCCTCAACCCTGGAGATCGACCTCCGGACCGCCCTCCGTTCGGGGGCCGAGGAGGACGAGTTGGCCGAAATCCTGCGGACGGCGGTCGGGCGGAAGCCGGAAGAGCACAACATGGGCGCCGGTGAGGACGACGAGCTCCGCCGGATGTCCCGTTTGGGAGGGTGA
- a CDS encoding molybdopterin biosynthesis protein produces MAKREIYLQEIPIDEALGRMNEALREAGLWRPLPGETVAVPEAVGRVLAEAVYARTSAPHYHAAAMDGYAVKAASTFGASETRPARLTVDSGAFPVDTGDPLPPGTDAVIMIEDVKPVDPDGIEVANPVAPWQHVRSLGEDIVATELVLPSNHRLRSMDIGALLAAGVRGVSVRRRPKVAIIPTGTELVDPMSPAAERLRPGDILESNSYVQAALVSQWGAEPLRRRIVIDRREAILAALGEALEAADVVVLNAGSSAGSEDFSAWAVGQIGRVLVHGVAMKPGRPVILGVARGKPVIGVPGYPVSSFIAFDLFVKPLVFALQGLPATVRPKERAAISRRVMSTSGAEEFLRVKLGWVGRRLVATPIARGAGVTMSLVRADGVVRIPPLTEGLAEGDEVEVELWRDPAEVAGTIVAIGSHDLCLDLLGDFLHQRHPELSLSSANVGSLGGLIALRRGEAHLAGTHLLDEETGEYNRTYIRKYLPGRSIHLVHLVDRDQGFLVAPGNPKGIEAFNDLTRPDVRFVNRQRGAGTRVLLDYHLRLEGIDPKTIDGYDREEFTHLTVAAAVASGAVDAGLGILAAARALGLDFVPVTREAYQLAIPAEHRRSEPIEELLQVIKSEDFRAAVTALGGYDPSQSGMEEVIDDEA; encoded by the coding sequence ATGGCCAAGCGGGAGATATACCTCCAGGAGATCCCCATCGACGAAGCCCTCGGTCGGATGAACGAGGCCCTGCGGGAAGCCGGCCTTTGGCGGCCGCTGCCCGGGGAGACCGTGGCCGTCCCCGAGGCGGTCGGACGGGTCCTGGCCGAGGCGGTCTACGCCCGCACTTCGGCCCCCCACTACCACGCGGCGGCGATGGACGGATACGCGGTCAAGGCCGCCTCGACCTTCGGCGCCAGCGAGACCCGACCGGCGCGCTTGACCGTGGACAGCGGCGCCTTCCCGGTCGACACCGGCGACCCCCTGCCCCCGGGGACGGACGCGGTGATCATGATCGAGGACGTCAAACCGGTCGACCCGGACGGCATTGAGGTCGCCAATCCGGTCGCTCCCTGGCAGCACGTCCGCAGCCTGGGCGAGGACATCGTGGCCACGGAGTTGGTCCTGCCGTCCAATCACCGACTCCGCTCGATGGACATCGGAGCCCTGCTGGCCGCCGGGGTCAGGGGGGTGTCGGTCCGGCGGCGGCCCAAGGTGGCCATCATCCCCACCGGGACCGAGCTGGTCGACCCGATGAGCCCGGCGGCCGAACGGCTGCGGCCGGGCGACATCCTCGAGTCGAATTCCTACGTCCAGGCCGCCCTGGTCAGCCAGTGGGGGGCGGAGCCACTCCGGCGGAGGATCGTCATCGACCGCCGCGAAGCCATCCTGGCCGCCTTGGGTGAGGCTCTGGAGGCCGCCGACGTGGTCGTCCTCAACGCCGGCTCGTCGGCCGGCTCCGAGGACTTCTCCGCCTGGGCCGTGGGCCAGATAGGTCGGGTGCTCGTCCATGGGGTGGCGATGAAGCCGGGCCGGCCGGTCATCCTCGGCGTGGCCCGTGGCAAGCCGGTGATCGGGGTGCCAGGCTATCCGGTATCTTCCTTCATCGCTTTCGATCTCTTCGTCAAGCCGCTGGTCTTCGCCCTTCAGGGGCTTCCCGCCACGGTCAGGCCGAAGGAACGGGCGGCCATCAGCCGGCGGGTCATGTCGACCAGCGGGGCCGAGGAGTTCCTCCGGGTCAAGCTGGGCTGGGTCGGCCGCCGCCTGGTGGCGACGCCCATCGCCCGCGGCGCCGGGGTGACCATGTCCCTGGTCCGGGCGGACGGCGTCGTCCGCATCCCGCCCCTCACCGAGGGCCTGGCCGAAGGGGACGAAGTCGAGGTCGAGTTGTGGCGGGACCCGGCCGAGGTGGCCGGGACCATCGTCGCCATCGGCAGCCACGACCTCTGCCTGGACCTCCTCGGGGACTTCCTGCACCAGCGGCACCCCGAGCTGAGCCTGTCCTCGGCCAACGTGGGCAGTCTGGGCGGCTTGATCGCTCTTCGCCGCGGCGAGGCCCACCTGGCCGGGACCCACCTCCTCGACGAAGAGACCGGTGAGTACAACCGGACTTACATCCGTAAGTACCTCCCCGGCCGGTCGATCCACCTGGTCCACCTGGTCGACCGCGACCAGGGGTTCCTGGTCGCTCCGGGGAACCCCAAGGGCATCGAGGCCTTCAACGACCTGACCCGCCCGGACGTAAGGTTCGTCAACCGCCAGCGGGGGGCGGGCACCCGGGTCCTTCTGGACTACCACCTGAGGCTGGAGGGCATCGACCCGAAGACGATCGACGGTTATGACCGGGAGGAGTTCACTCATCTGACGGTGGCGGCCGCCGTGGCCAGCGGCGCCGTCGACGCCGGCCTCGGCATCCTGGCCGCCGCCCGGGCGCTGGGCCTGGACTTCGTGCCGGTCACCCGTGAGGCGTATCAGTTGGCCATCCCGGCCGAGCACCGCCGGAGCGAGCCCATCGAGGAACTCCTGCAGGTGATCAAGTCCGAGGACTTCCGGGCGGCCGTGACCGCCCTCGGCGGCTACGACCCATCACAGAGCGGAATGGAAGAGGTCATCGACGATGAAGCATGA
- the glp gene encoding gephyrin-like molybdotransferase Glp, producing MNVRPLKLLSVAEATALYHSKLAAAEPAVETARLTEAIGRVLAETVRAADDVPGFDRSTVDGYAVRAADTFGASEPLPALLTVAGDVRMGAPAGPDLASGRAVRIPTGGMLPGGADAVVMVEYAEELDASTVAVQRPVAPGENVLVRGEDMTAGALVLDRGRRLRASDIGALAGIGRTEVAVFRRPRVAVISSGDEIVPPDRAPGPGEVRDINAYGLAALATQTGAVASIAGIVRDDFDELLRVAREALAADAVVISGGSSVGTRDATARVIDALGPPGVLVHGVAVKPGKPTILGLAAGSPPRPIFGLPGHPASAMVIFELFVRPVLRRLAGLQEQSVFSEQGPVAPSIRARLAENVPSSPAREDYVRVRLVVRDDGLWAVPVPGKSGLITTLVQADGLVCVPLGRQGYEAGEEVSVRPLT from the coding sequence GTGAACGTTCGTCCGCTGAAGCTCCTGTCGGTGGCCGAAGCCACGGCACTTTACCACTCTAAACTAGCCGCGGCCGAACCGGCCGTCGAGACGGCCCGTTTAACCGAGGCCATCGGCCGGGTCCTGGCCGAGACGGTCCGGGCGGCCGACGACGTGCCCGGTTTTGATCGTTCCACGGTCGACGGTTACGCGGTCAGGGCCGCCGACACCTTCGGGGCGTCTGAGCCTCTGCCGGCCTTGCTGACCGTGGCCGGCGACGTCCGGATGGGCGCTCCCGCCGGCCCGGACCTGGCGTCGGGAAGGGCCGTCCGGATTCCGACCGGGGGGATGCTCCCGGGCGGGGCCGACGCCGTGGTCATGGTCGAGTACGCCGAGGAGCTTGACGCGAGCACGGTGGCCGTCCAGCGACCGGTGGCGCCAGGGGAGAACGTGCTGGTCCGAGGGGAGGATATGACCGCCGGCGCGCTCGTCCTCGACCGTGGACGGCGCTTGCGGGCCAGTGACATCGGAGCTCTCGCCGGGATCGGGCGCACCGAGGTCGCCGTCTTCCGGCGTCCGCGGGTGGCCGTCATCTCCAGCGGCGACGAGATCGTCCCGCCCGACCGGGCCCCCGGACCCGGCGAGGTCCGGGACATCAACGCCTATGGCCTGGCCGCGCTGGCCACCCAGACCGGGGCGGTGGCTTCCATCGCCGGCATCGTCCGGGACGACTTCGACGAACTCTTGCGGGTGGCGCGGGAAGCCCTGGCGGCCGACGCCGTGGTCATCTCCGGCGGCAGTTCCGTCGGGACCAGGGACGCCACGGCCAGGGTCATCGACGCTCTCGGGCCGCCCGGGGTGCTCGTCCACGGCGTGGCGGTCAAACCGGGGAAACCGACCATCTTGGGCCTCGCCGCCGGTTCACCGCCGCGGCCGATCTTCGGGTTGCCGGGGCACCCGGCCAGCGCGATGGTCATCTTCGAGCTCTTCGTCCGGCCCGTCCTGCGCCGCCTGGCCGGCCTTCAGGAGCAGTCCGTCTTCTCGGAGCAGGGGCCAGTGGCCCCGTCCATCCGGGCCCGCCTGGCCGAGAACGTCCCTTCCTCGCCGGCCCGCGAGGACTACGTCCGAGTCCGGCTGGTGGTCAGGGACGACGGCCTGTGGGCCGTGCCGGTGCCGGGAAAGTCCGGGCTCATCACCACCCTGGTCCAGGCGGACGGGCTGGTCTGTGTCCCCCTCGGTCGTCAGGGCTACGAGGCGGGGGAAGAAGTGAGCGTCCGGCCCCTTACCTGA